The nucleotide sequence GGACGATCAGAGGAACTTCTATGTTTGGTAGTTATCACATATatgttgcccaaaaaaaaaaaaaaaaggtagttatcatataaaatttaaaatgatatttgtCTATCCCAAGGGagactcatgtttttttttcaaaaaaaaaaggggagaCTCATGTCCAGCAATAATTACCTTCTTTTCTCAGTTGTCATTTCTACTTAATTTGTTAGTTGGGATATTCATATGATATACGTACCTAGCTACGCTTTTTgggatatatatacatttaggaTATGTTTCTCAAAAGCCTTACTATTAATTTTGTATACTTTCATTTCTAATCTAATATCTACTATAGTATCTaattagaaatataatatgacagaattaaaaagtataatatatagaatataattaaatatctatatatcacatgaaattataaataaaacgaCGGCTAATCAAGTAGGGgaattttaatgtttaaatataaatatcatcacatgaaattataaataaaacgaCGGCTAATCAAgtaagaaatatttttctgacaattttatatttgaactACATTTACTTTTTCTAAATATAGTAGGAGACAATACACTAACAGCTGCGCCTCGTCTATCTATCTAGTTCCTTAAGGGTATGATTAACCCTAATCTTTTAGCTGGGATTTTTAACTTATTGTTtaacattgtttttttatacttttcggttaagagacagttcttatatttcttatttaaaaatgattcttagcttttcttagttaaaatctaaaaaaaggtaagaaccgtctcttagtCGAAGATAAAAACTCCAGTTAATCATTGTCTTAAGATCATATGAAACAGGGAAAAACTCTATTTGACACTGGATCCTGCATTCTATAGAATGCTCTGCCGTGCACACATACCACCTACTAAtgtgatatttatttattgtatttttccatattgaaaagaaaaaaaaaaaggagtgaTGGAAGtgttattttctgtttttttttttatactttcttATTTCggtaattttgaatcttaaaaaattagaaaagacaattttgaatttttgcagAAAGTTTCTAAAACTCCAAATGTATAGACTTCGGTCATGTCATAGTTCAGATAATTACATCTACTCTATAGAAATCCACCTCTTCGAATCTTCAGATCAGAAGTCTCATAGTGTTCTGCGATGCGTAAGAAACATGTTAGTAGCAAGAAATCTAGTTAGAACAATGCTTGGTTGAGCCATTACCCGTTTTCAATGGCTTACTCTAACCTTGTTGGAAATTCGGTTCACTTTTTGTCAACAAACTCTTTCAATTCTTTTTTAATAGTTTGTCTACTACAAAAAGTATTGAACCAACGTGAGATAAACTCTTCATCAGATCTTTTTGTTTGCTCATCATTAATCAATTTATATGCAAATTACCGGGACCTAGCTGAAAACATAATCTTTGTAGCTACTGACCACTGATTTCGTAGCTATAACTTAATAAACTTTATAATAGTTCCACCGCTattaatcataaatatatataattatagtttataaatgtataataagtatttaaaagAACGTGTAAACGAAAAAcgtgtaaataaatatttacaccCGTTTAAATGGGGATTGAAAATGCGGGGATTGACTTTACCATACAGACCTTTTTGTAAAGAAAACAGCATACGAACTTGTCCTTATGTATACATGAATATCTATACtcatatagtgtatatatatataatcgtcacatggaatatatatatatagtaaggGTCGCGTAAACATGCATCAACGAATCATCCACCCCACCCTGAATCTcaacaactctctctctctctctctctctctctctctctctctctctctctctctctctctctctctctcttcctcggAATCAAGAACATTAAAAAAAGATGAGAATGATAAGAGATGGAAAAGACCAGGAATACAAGAAAGGTTTATGGACAGTGGAAGAAGACAAGATCCTCATGGATTATGTCCGAACTCACGGCCAAGGCCATTGGAACCGCATCGCCAAGAAGACAGGTCCTTTTACTCTCTCTggcttcctttctctctcttgtttttGTTCTTAGTAAGAACAAATAAGAATTCTAAAGATCGAAACGATCTGGATTACTTTAGGGCTCAAGAGATGTGGGAAAAGCTGTAGATTAAGATGGATGAACTACTTGAGCCCTAGTGTAAACAGAGGCAATTTCACTGACCAAGAAGAAGATCTCATCATCAGACTCCACAAGCTCCTCGGCAACAGGTTCTTTTAAATttcacaatttttatttaaacaagaaaagtttacatatatgttatatatatacatctttaCATCCTTCTTCTCATACAATTCTGTCAATTATCTATGTACGTGTTTGGCTGTTCGATCCTTAATCTACGTGAATCTCagaattcttaaatatttttctttgtttaataATTGTTTAGATCTACATCTACAacctatatttaaaatatatcttcAAGATCATTTCCGTTATTATAAATCGACTAGGTACATTTTATAAATGGATtctttagttaaaaattatttatatacgaatgattattttataaatggatTATTTGgcattaaactatttatattcgtcttcattaaaaaaaactagtatTTATATACGTCCACAGTATAATGATTATTTCCGAAAAAAGTAGAAGAATCGATGATCGTAAATTTAAGATCAACGACCTtacaactgtttttttttgtttttcagcctatgtataatttatatatacctAGGTTTTTTAATCAAAGATACGTTTCTTCGAATATGCAGTCACTAATAATTATACTCATTTATGGATCATCTGCATAGACACACCTGTCATACATAGCTTATATTATACTATCATCTACAGACTCCATATAGATCAACATATAAAATCCGGTTACATGAGGTACACGCATGCTGGATATATAGGTCCGGCGTCCATAAGCATTAACTCGTACCTCTGTGTACGGAATTCAATAGCCATGCATGCATAAATATATCAGACAATATGTTGTTGTTATAATTCATCTAtgtgaaaaatagaaaattcaaaCATCATTTCGTAGAAAATGGAAAATAAAGTGTTTGTATCGTTCGTTTCCCTTTTATAAAAGATGTTTTTAGAAAATGTCAATCTATCATTGGAAGACaacttttaataaatagttattttattttatccgaattactaaatatatatacatatatatatatatatatgaaactattataatttaattgacaTATGAAAttctaatacatatatatatatatctatatagatatatatttgtattagaATTTCATAtgtcaattaaattataatagtttcattaaaatatttgcGTGTGAAAATGTtaacattttcttcttttttctaatAGTAAATGTTTATATGCTTCAGATGGTCGTTGATAGCGAAACGAGTACCGGGAAGAACAGACAACCAAGTAAAGAATTATTGGAACACTCATCTTAGCAAGAAACTCGGTCTCGGAGATCATTCATATGAGGCCAAACCGGCTTGCGACACAGAGACTCCAGCGTCTTTGGTCATCACAACAACTAAAACTTCTTCACCACCGTCTTTGGTAGTCACAACTATAACGTCTCAtcaagatgttggtgatgaaaAAGTTTCAACTATAAGATTTGACACTACGGACGACGATTCCAAACTCAATACAAAATCCAAACCGGTCTATTCAATACAACCGGACGTCGAAGTTGCAGCTACCATTCCAAATCTGTTCGACACTTTTTGGGTCCTTGAAGACAACTTCGACCTTAGTTCACTCACAATGATGGACTTTGCAAATGGGTATTGCCTCTGAATATCGTTTATGAGGCTACAAAGATATAATTATCGaagattaaattaaattaaacgaACAAGAATAAGAATATTTATGAATAGAATTTATTTTCTATGTTTCAATAGTTTTTGTActtctttttctgtgagaaggATGCATAATCAGATGataaagaaattataaaaaatgatttgctttttgaccaaaaaaatgatttggttATTTCCGTAGTGTAACcagattatattatattaatataaattatatataataaattgagaaaattgttttttttagacCAAAAAAGATAATTATGTCCTATTAGACTAATCTTATATACTTTATGTCTTATTAggctaaatattttcaaaatggtaatattacacttaatttcaattaaaaattcgaaattacaattaataaaacaattgttaaatattaaaatataaattttaactaaaataattaaaagatattaaaaattcccaaaaatatataatattgcaatataacatttttgtttggtcatGGACATATCATGTGCTTAGTGGCCGTCAtacatatctatactattatttgcgaagtaaattttagCAACGGAGctttcacgttaaaagttagagcggttaatatctatactaccattaatgaatttatctataattaacaatattaatcaaaaacgaatttttgtttataatattttttttttaaagataatttttacattgtgttgttatcttaaaacatatttttcagttataaatataattaaaaacgaatttttattaataatattaattttttaaaataagataattcttatatattgtgttcttatcttaaaatttattttttcaattataaaagttagaaaataacaaataaacaatttataattaaatattaaacaactaagtttatataaatatatttactaaaatatttttaatatgtgaatgtttattttcaaatttcagcacaataataaacatatatattttacttaaatttacgtcatatatatataatttgatgtttgatttaatgtttttgaaaacattgtttttgaaaacataaataataagttatcatgctgatttttaaattaataaaatataaactaatatatatttgtaaaacgaTTAAGCCCGCATGTACGGACAAAACATCTAGTAACCCTAATATAACCGttctattaataattaaaattatgtttactttttattatttatttatttgatttctaaatatttgcattatttttttcaacaaaaaaattatacactCATTGTTATGCAGTATTTGAAACCAAAAATAGATAATATTGCATTTGTATTAACTCTTACTTACAAGGAtgctttatataatataaaaaaatctctaatccatctgattttataattaatttcataacAGATTTTAATAATTGCATACTACATTAAACAACtttattataaaaagatgatagaAATATTATGTTATCAATAacataaaatttcatataattccTATTAGCATTCAAaactttttaattgaaaaatatataataaatataaattaactgatcaatttttgtatatttaatagcatgataatatttataaaaattttatataaaaaattcaaaaaatatttaatatttggaTGACTTTTTAttgtgtatattttatttttattttaaaaagtttataaacataaatcaatatatatatgcataaatcactatttaaaaaaaaaccgatttaataaacaaagaaactgaatattttcaaatattttcttccTATATTTTTGGAACTGATTATCCTTATCCGTAGAATCTGTATTATACTATATGTTGAACACAATAGACATGTTTGAAATTGGTTTCTacttgttttagatttatagtaatgtgtagattccaATTTCTACAGATTTTAGAAAGATAGGTAAATCGCAGAATATGTTTTCTAAACAtattagattcaatgaaaaaagtggattACATTTTCTCCCGTATAAAATGTCAATTCTACTTTTTGtagaacaaaatatgaaattatggtttaaacatttttaaaagtgGAAAAAATACCAATAAGTTGATATAGGTTTTTCATcagtagttactattttttgaattttttttgtttgtaaaactatttatttgatttattttggaaaatactaAAGGGTATTAGAgaaaaaatggcacataaaagaAATTGGCCTAATAgaacatagttatcatttttttggcctaaaaaaaatttccctaataaatttatagatctacATTGTGTACTTCATTCATGAGCCTTCATAtaagattattattttgtttgttttttgggtTAAGAAAATGAAGTGATAAGTTGATAGTTAGCGGCTTTGTCGGCTATGAATACTATACCTGTTccttaacaaacaaaaaagaatactacatttagtttttgtcttTCCAAAATTACAGGTTGTTTCTGAATACAAACATTCCCTGGAGAGCTCTATCatggaaaatatataatgttatcacgttattataaataattttttaaaatatttttagtaaaatcttattatagaaagagaaaaagactaggatagcaccaaaccaatttttttttcctaaactagcattcaaggctcaaagtcacaaaaataaattatatacttgTTATATCTCTATGTATATGTAATACTTGTCATTATTTAACCGGAAATCCAACtgtttaatatatgtatatgtaataCTTGTCATTATTTAACCAGAAATCCAActgtttaaatatatgtatatgtttatgtatatttacttatcgattttgtaaatataataatttaaatatcaaGTTTTAAGAGACTTACCACTTGAGTTTTTCCAACCAACATTATATCCTTGTAtgatttttaaacataaacCTTGGAATGAGGTCTTCTCAGGTTAGGCTTTGCTCTTTACATTAATTACACAGGTTAATTAATGTTAGCATTGTAATTTGAGACTAACCGCTACTATTAATCACGGATTAAGGTATACATTGGATAAGACTTGAAACAGTCCTCGTACGTACGTTGGAACTTTGAAAGTTAGTTGAGGAAGCCAAGACtgttagagatttttttttttggttgactTGAATAAATtgttccaacaaaaaaaagttattcatATCTTCATgtcttaaaacaaattaatcACAAATGGTAAGTTGGTAGTATTCGTGATTGCATTTGATATCAAACAAAAAGTTATTGAGAGTCTGAGACCGGAGGTACTCTATTCCCACTTGAAACACTATTTTGCTccgaaatataataattttagcaagtaaaaaagaagaagataaaaatagaaaataaaaaataaaaatttaagtatcaaaaaaaaataataataattttaacctTAGTTTCTTCCTCGCACTGATCTTTGGTGAATTCTATATAATTGGctgaaaaaacattttttgtcaaaaagattggctgAAAAGCATCTATATAACACtgtatttgttattttaataaaatgaagAAAGGATACAAGAaagctaaaatatatttttgtttggaaAGAAAAAGACGAGAAAGAGAGTATGGTGGACCAAAGAACAGGTTTATAAACATCAATATGTGGTTACAGGAGTCCAATCTAATAGATATTATTGAAAAACCAATCACATTTCATATTTCATCTCCTTCGGTTTTTAAATAGATGACATTTCAGAGAAAGTTGTTTcaaattacataaaaaaattctttgcaatacgaaatttattaatttatactatataattCTTATATTCAGCAGTTTATTTTTCATTGGTTAAATTATAGTTCGGTAGATAACTAatcatgtttttgtttaaaaaatgaacaaaagtAAATGTTTGCTTAATTTGTGTGCTTTACAAACCTAAATGCATGTCATCTATTAAAAACGGAGGAAATATTTGAAAAGTGTATTTTCAGTTTTGATTGTGTCActaacatgtatatatatatatatatatatatatatatatatatatatatatatatatatattacaacactaacatatttattttcaagaaaaaattatatgacATTCAAAACTATTACATAATTTCAAACTTATTATGATATATAACTTCAGTTATCCAAATTTAGGCTTTTGAAAAAATCaggaaataattaatatatatatatatatatatatttggctATATAAGTTCATTAAACCACATTTTTTGTTAGAtttctaaataatataactGTAACTATAGTAAACTTTTCACatcaatttaaaatgatttttatcaaatttgtagaaatatatatacatttatcaaaattaattgtaaatataTCGTAAATATAAAACTAAGAAAACATTAATCAAAAATGTGGATAGTTAATGTTAAAAACTATACTTAAATCTACTAATGGATGTAAAAGTAGTTAAttgagtttataaattattgagcTTAGTTGGGTCTAATTGTGATAGAATACTTGGTTGAGTGGCTGATTGTCAATTCATTGGACTAAATAATGTTTTCAAGGAGTTTAATGCATCTAAAAAAATCTCAGTAAACCAATTAGgatttatacatttaaaataaatatattttattacagaaataaaaatataagaaatttctttatgttttttttaaatcaaaattaacgaaatttgatataattaaattaaaacttgTTAAGACAAACAGACAAtagactataaataattatttcattgattttgtataatttacgaatccaaaatttaaaaagaattctcattttcatctttaaattaataataataataatttaatttattatatctgTATAACCACCTAGGGTCTATAGAAAAAAGGAGCTAAatgttttcttataaaaatttgtttgttaagtaaaaaaaaactaagaaaaagaGAATGTAGAAGTCATTAAGGTAGATAAATAACAGGCTTGTAAACATTAATACGGGACTATATGAGTCCAGACTCCAGTCTAATGGATATTAACTATTGTAACATCAATCACATTccataatcttatatatattggcAGTTTAATAACGCAATAATgggtattttgattttttaaagtgTTGTTCAGGCTTCACCATCTCGTCTAATTGTCTACTGAATATTATTCAACCTTCCTTTTAACTctttagatctttttttttataatacctTATCTTTATTAGCTTTGATATGAACCAACATTTATGTCTTTGTTGGCAGAGCACATGATAAAGCAGTACCAATATACTATAGAATTAGTATGATGTAGAAGGTGTATGTTTTtgctaaactgtttaataaaaTGATTGGTAGAAAAGTATGATtatgctatttaaaattattataaaaattagtattataatatatttatttctaaagaatatatttctaatatatatatatatataaatgtaataatatataaaatttaaaatatatataattaatttattatatttaataatttcaaaattatgctcatatcaaaaaatattatttaaaaataaattttacaattcaaatatctatttttaaaaataatattttacatttaaaatataataaaatatataattaaattatatattaaatgttaaacactatttaaaaaaaaatatttttattgtaaatttattttagaaattaaattttatttttaggatatagaaataattttatggtattattgaataattaaatgaattaattatatattttctttaattttataaattataaatgcaaatgttcttctaaaaacttcatattaaAACATTGACCAGAGAACATTTAGAGAGCATTAACATTTAGAGCATTAGCATTTAGTAAATGCTTTTCTAAATATTATTCTAACAAATGTTGAATGGATAATGTAGAGCATAATGCTAATGGAAGAATCGTTTGCTTTGCGACTTTGTTTTCTTAGCGTCCAATTCATCCAAACTAAACTTCATAAACTTCTTCCTCCACTTTATTACTTCTCTAACCCAATTAATTATATGTATCAAAATGGAGCGCACGATTATTAAGGTTATTCGTTACTTTCTGATAATCTTCAAAaccgtttttttttgtatcttctGCTCCAACAATGTTGAATTGCCATAATAATAGCTTAAAATTCATGTTCTAATGTATTTTTGACTCTTTTTCCAACTGTTTTCCTTGTACCTTTATAAGCACCATTTATGTCACATATTAACCACCACGCTCGAATAAGAGTATTCTCGTCTATGAAAGAGCCATCAACATTGCATTTTATCCAATGTCGTAAGATTGTTGTATTGAGAGAAGTATTGCGTTTTAATACTTGTCTCAACAAACAATCAGGATTTTGAAAGTACATATACTTTTTACCAATTAAAACTTGGTTGAAGAGTTCTAATTCTCTAAAACCCAAACATCCTTCTCTTTTAGGTATACACAATTATTTCCAAGCataccaataaaaatatttttctatcaCCCAATGAAACTTTTTTCCACCATGTGATAAGAATTTTAGTTTCCACCCTTGAGTTACTGTCTTGACCTTATCGACAATGTAGGCAAACATTTcactttttgttttcaaattgcTCTTGTAAGCTTAAATATTTTCCCATACCACCTTCATTATAAATACCTTACATATTCACCATCCTTGTTTTAGTAGCTTCAGAGAACTTTGATCCAAAAGTAATGAAAGACTTTCTGAGATTGATTGCTTGATCCCATATTGTTTCATAatcttcaaatatatttttatcaatactGAGAAAGATACTGTATTGAGAGATGTCATAATCCATCTAATCCATTTTACATGAAATCCCATGGCAGTCTTTTCAAGAAAACTCCATTTATGTCGATCATAAGATTTAATAATGTTTGTCTTAACTAcgatataagattttttttgtcttttcctaGCTAGCCTTAAAGCTATGGAAAATCTCATGTGCCACAATGATAATATCAGATATCATTCTTCCAGGTATAAAAGCATTATGATTCTCAAAGATGATGTTATTCAAATGTTTTTAATCTCATCATCAGAATTTTGGAGATAGTTTGTAGATGACATTACATAGAGATATAAATATTGGCCCTGTCATACTGAAAGAGGATAAACCTTAGAAATGAGACAAAAGATTGGTGTGGTTAAGACCGGCGGTGAACTGAAAGTGACATTAGAACCGTAATGGTTGGTTGACATCCTAGTTCAAACACATTCTTATGAGCTCCAATCTTCCACCCATTTCCTCATTGTATTCCCAAGCAATGTTCAGTATAACTTCACGGTTCATGAAAGGAAATGGAATACCTCTGATTTGGATCCAAAATTGAATGAAATTAAGTGTATCCATATCCATTAGAAGTGTCCACCTCTGAAGTACCAACATTCTttgctgtggagcatccttctcaagctgtgtgttcctttgctcaataccctgaagaacattgtgcttttatggtgaacttggatgagaactacattccaagaagctatgaagaggcaataatggacaaggaatggaaggaatcagttggagctgaggcaggagctatgatcaagaatgatacatggtatgagagtgagttaccaaaagggaagaaggctgtgactagtagatggatcttcacaatcaagtataaggctgatggaacagttgagaggaagaagtcaagactggttgcaagaggtttcactcaaacctatggagaggattacattgagacctttgcaccagtagctaaactacacacaatccggattatattaagcttggctgtgaatcttggatgggggttatggcaaatggatgtgaagaatgcatttctacaaggagagctggaggatgaagtgtatatgcatccacctccaggcttggagcacttagtgaagagagggaatgtgttgagactgaagaaagctatctatggactgaagcaatcaccaagagcttggtacaacaagctgagtactactctgaatggccgaggcttcaagaagtctgaactagaccacaccctcttcactctcacaactccctcaggtatgattgcactccttgtgtatgttgatgatatcattatcacagggagtgataaggaaggtattatagcaaccaaggagttccttaaatccatgtttgagattaaagacttgggagaaatgaaatactttcttggaattgagatatgtagatccaaggaaggtttgttcatgtcccaaaggaagtatacacttgatcttttgaaaggtgcaggtgcttatggaggcaagacagcaaggatgcctatggaggatggctacaaagtcccacgagagggggagattgaagacagcaaaccttatcaggatcctaaactctatagaaagctagttggcaaattgatttaccttaccataactaggcctgacatttgctttgctgtgaatcaggtgagtcaacacatgcaagtgcctaaggaacatcattggcgcatggtggagaggatcttgatgtatctcaacggctcacctgatcaaggagtatggatgggttgcaatgggagcactgaagtggttggatactgtgatgcggattgggctggtgatagagcagacaggagatcaaccacaggctattgcacattcattggaggcaacttggttacttggaaaagtaagaagcagaaggtggtgtcttgctcaagtgcagaagctgagtatagagctatgctgaagctgaccaacgagctggtgtggatcaagggcatcttgaagcatttggagattgatcaagccacgccaatgacaatgcattgtgataaccaagctgccatccacattgcctccaactcggtgttccatgagagaaccaagcacattgaagtggattgccacaaggtgaggcagatgatcatcttaggagtcatcttgccatg is from Brassica napus cultivar Da-Ae chromosome A4, Da-Ae, whole genome shotgun sequence and encodes:
- the LOC106449610 gene encoding transcription factor MYB23, with amino-acid sequence MRMIRDGKDQEYKKGLWTVEEDKILMDYVRTHGQGHWNRIAKKTGLKRCGKSCRLRWMNYLSPSVNRGNFTDQEEDLIIRLHKLLGNRWSLIAKRVPGRTDNQVKNYWNTHLSKKLGLGDHSYEAKPACDTETPASLVITTTKTSSPPSLVVTTITSHQDVGDEKVSTIRFDTTDDDSKLNTKSKPVYSIQPDVEVAATIPNLFDTFWVLEDNFDLSSLTMMDFANGYCL